A part of Saimiri boliviensis isolate mSaiBol1 chromosome 11, mSaiBol1.pri, whole genome shotgun sequence genomic DNA contains:
- the CD53 gene encoding leukocyte surface antigen CD53, translating to MGMSSLKLLKYVLFFFNLLFWICGCCLLGFGIYLLIHNNFGVLFHNLPSLTLGNVFIIVGSIIMVVAFLGCMGSIKENKCLLMSFFILLLIILLAEVILAILLFVYEQKLNEYVAQGLTDSIDRYHSDNSTKAAWDSIQSFLQCCGINGTRDWTSGPPASCPSDPKVEGCYAKAKLWFHSNFLYIGIITICVCVIEVLGMSFALTLNCQIDKTSQSLGL from the exons ATGGGCATGAGTAGCTTGAAACTGCTGAAGTATGTCCTGTTTTTCTTCAACTTGCTCTTTTGG ATCTGTGGCTGCTGCCTTTTGGGCTTTGGGATCTACCTGCTGATCCACAACAACTTCGGAGTGCTCTTCCATAACCTCCCCTCCCTCACCCTGGGCAATGTGTTCATCATCGTGGGCTCCATTATCATGGTAGTTGCCTTCCTGGGCTGCATGGGCTCTATCAAGGAAAACAAATGCCTGCTTATGTCG TTCTTCATCTTGCTGCTGATTATCCTCCTTGCTGAGGTGATCTTGGCCATCCTGCTCTTTGTATATGAACAGAAG CTGAATGAGTATGTGGCTCAGGGTCTGACCGACAGCATCGACCGTTACCACTCGGACAATAGCACCAAGGCAGCGTGGGATTCCATCCAGTCATTT CTGCAGTGTTGCGGTATAAATGGCACGCGTGATTGGACCAGTGGCCCACCAGCATCATGCCCCTCAGATCCAAAAGTGGAG GGCTGCTATGCGAAAGCCAAACTGTGGTTTCACTCCAATTTCCTGTATATCGGAATCATTACCATCTGTGTATGTGTGATAGAG GTGTTGGGGATGTCCTTTGCACTGACCCTGAACTGCCAGATTGATAAAACCAGCCAGAGCCTAGGGCTATGA